One Ictalurus furcatus strain D&B chromosome 21, Billie_1.0, whole genome shotgun sequence genomic region harbors:
- the ldlrad2 gene encoding low-density lipoprotein receptor class A domain-containing protein 2: protein MAKLRFTWFVLLSMMTLQTDAMETANVVDFCGQTVRGDGMIVRSHQESRRYYFVSIGTDCHLTMQAATPRDKVQFQFRFFLVYSLLRVSPFSPVPLAPESAWGPANSGSTRPDQLMEPTTGEGQGDPCHAGSYIQFFDGRDKMAPPIGPPLCGKSLPRPVLSTGNYLTLRLVTRGTQPRVDFVGDFTSFRLGFNQSECSSEPYFTCQNGKCIPMSLVCNDDKGIDNCGDGTDLQDYPRCTNLLSTASTRQTYVTPPPMLNVATMRASAVEKCNDPNFIPGIDCVTGRLEFS from the exons ATGGCCAAACTTCGGTTTACATGGTTTGTTCTTCTGAGTATGATGACACTGCAAACGGATGCCATGGAGACAG CGAACGTGGTGGATTTCTGTGGCCAGACGGTACGGGGGGACGGCATGATCGTCCGGTCCCACCAGGAATCGCGCAGGTACTACTTTGTCAGCATTGGCACCGACTGCCACCTGACCATGCAGGCAGCCACGCCCCGCGACAAGGTGCAGTTCCAGTTCCGCTTCTTCCTGGTTTACAGCCTGCTGCGCGTGTCACCCTTTAGCCCCGTCCCCCTCGCCCCAGAGTCGGCCTGGGGTCCCGCGAATTCGGGTTCGACACGGCCTGACCAGCTCATGGAGCCCACAACGGGCGAGGGCCAAGGAGATCCGTGTCACGCTGGCTCTTACATCCAGTTCTTTGATGGTCGGGATAAGATGGCGCCCCCTATCGGGCCTCCCCTTTGTGGAAAGAGCCTGCCACGCCCAGTCCTGTCCACTGGAAACTATCTGACTCTGCGACTGGTGACCAGGGGGACTCAGCCACGCGTGGATTTTGTTGGGGACTTCACCTCGTTCAGGCTGG GGTTTAATCAGTCTGAATGCAGCAGTGAGCCTTACTTCACCTGCCAAAATGGAAAATGCATCCCAATGAGTCTGGTGTGCAACGACGACAAGGGAATCGACAACTGCGGAGATGGAACCGACCTGCAAGATTACCCAAGATGCACCA ATCTGTTGTCTACGGCTAGCACACGTCAGACGTATGTAACTCCTCCACCCATGTTGAATGTGGCCACCATGAGGGCATCAGCTGTGGAGAAGTGCAACGACCCAAACTTCATCCCTGGCATCGACTGTGTCACCGGTAGGCTCgaatttagttaa